The Crassostrea angulata isolate pt1a10 chromosome 1, ASM2561291v2, whole genome shotgun sequence nucleotide sequence AGGTTTACAATTTATGACAAacattaaactgatagaatatGGCTGTAATGTGAGCCGACCCGTCCTACCCTATCTTTCATTTTAACTTTCATCTATTTCATCATTTCTTATATGACGATAATCTTATCCTTAATTTCTTGAAAACAAAGATCGACAGTTTCCACCTTATTAAGCAAATGCGCTTGACTTTCTTCTTAATTTTTGAATATGTTCGACTTGACAATTAATGAAGAACGCATTTTAATGAGCGCCAAATATAATGGTAAGCAAaccaaaagaaaattattgatTCGTTGTCTTTCTTTTAAAAGGGAGAGAGCTAACAATTACTTGCTTACTTATATGCTTAGTAAATCAGTAACAGAttttagagagaaaaaaaaacaagaaaaagtgTGATCGATATGGTGCTGAGTTTAATtgtatttaagaaaattaatggtaaaaaaaaagatattctcGAGGAAATTATCGATCCCCTGCTCATACCGATATTCACAGCTTATAAAGTCGTGATACACAAAATATTCACTAAATCTTTGATGAACAAGCATGGTACTTTATGTATGGATTCTATTGTTGTCGAGATTATTTCAAGGTGGgtgtttttaattgtatttttcatttgcCAACATTCATTTAAGTTAAGGGTTAACACATAAATGAATATTATCTTAGAATTAGTTTATTAAGGTTTTCTGAAAATATGATAGCTTCAAAAACTTAATAGATgcataattttaaaacagacaAGCTTTGGTTTGGTATGAACATTTTCTATCTAATAAATGAATCAAGGGGATTGATAAAGAAGGTTTTTCAACATACTGGTTCCTTTCCCTAGATTATTACTAAGAACAGCCAAACAACGTTGTTGAAGAAAATTAGATTTACAAGAATTAAGTGTAATTAAAGTTTAAGGTACAGTCTGCTTCCCCCGAAGATTTTCACCTTTCGACGTTGATTTTTTTGCTGGTTAAAATTTTGGAtcagtctgccccccccccttttcaaaatcgatgctacgtgcctggaatTACAATTTTTTCTATAAAGTGAAGGCAACAGCAGCAAGAATTTTAGTATTTATCTGTAAAGGAAACATAGTTATTGTCTCAGTTTTGAAAATTGATCTATGTGTTGATTTTCTTGCAATTTTGAAAGTTTCGTATGATTTTTTGCACTCTACCAAAAGTGGTAGATCAGTTAGTTCAAAGCTCAGATATCATATTTCTATTcgtgaattaaaataaatatctttatctcAGAAGTAGAACCTGTGAAGTCCAGCCCATCAGTATAAAATAATATCTACTATAGTGGCGTACCATTAAATACTATAATATGCAATATTCAGACTCCCCTGGTTCTAAAACTTTGAAAGACGGGTTAAACTTTAGTTGAGTGTTCCACAGttcattgtttgttatagaTAACATAATATTTAGAGCAATTTTAACAAACACTAAGTGTatcattttgtttatacactgatgtaaatataattatatattaaaaattaagacgCACAGCAGAGATCAGATAAATAACATACGCTTATTAGATCAAGGATGGGGTAACGGcaatttgtaatggtaattgagtgtaattaattacaaattttgatgtaattaaaagtaatgtgtaattgacgaaagaactatatatgatatgagttaaaatTGGCCCCAATATTTtgccatttttaaagtgtttctggttatattttagaagagttgatgtaaaatatatttttcaactatttatttgattcatttgcactcactggcagtatatgacgtcagaagtgacgctatttctataattcaatcaaaatcagtcaaaaatttacatttttcttatctttttatggataggaaatatagagcgcatgcttgaacaaggaacattttttgtcacttattagccttggctagatacatctctgattaaaatattttgcttgTTCAAGCAttcgctctatgttttctgaaagaaaaagtgcttgaaaacaagctgttttatgctaaaaatgcaaaaatggcgggaaagggttgtctttacgatatcatatttttaaattatgaacattatgtaaaaacatcatatatatatctttacaaagaaaaaaagtaaaatgatgatgttcattttagggggccattttaggcccctttcatatatagtccttttcaATTagatgtaatggtaatttattgaattacttttaaaaaggcATATTattccaattacttttcaattactctcaattacacactgatgtacatataaatatgaagCTGACCACTACATATTGTTTCCCACAATGGTACAAGATCAGGATAGGAAGAATAGTTAAAAAAGCGTTATTTACCGTACTAaatcctttttaaaataaacttttcaGTATATCAGTGTCCCAAGcttaattaagtacatgtatttgatgatttcCTCAATcgccctttttaaaaaaataataaggcTTATCCACCTTTTGGAATAGTTATTGTGTTGATTATcagttaaaaagtttaaaaaatcaatgtttaatttttttaaacaaaatcagtgtttCCTAATTTAAAGTAACTATCAAGTCATGTTTTGTAATTAATAGCCTAAAATACCTTGAACTAAGTTAAACGTAAGGCTTAAAATGGGTTTGACATTTGGATGCTAAACATGTCCACTTGGTgtgttttcatatttcaaacaGTTGACATTTTTGATAATTAGGTACATAACaacaggtgtgaattgtgttttgataacaattatagtcCCCTTCtacctgagattaacctgtttTTGGGCATTgtgtttataaagaaaaatatagtcgatataaatgcaaatgaaaatattttcataacataTTTTGCATGCAGGAAATACTTTAAGACATTGGGGGGTGTGGGTTAAGGGATACGATTTTCAAATGGAATTAAATAtcaaggtgatatgggacacctccatattgtgacttcctttgatttgaaataataaaaatgacaaaaacaaaccgtcaaccatcaaaaatccataaaacgaaatacaaattcatagCAGAGCAACACGAACATCCGAAAAGaaagaggtaggatcaggtgccttgtatttttttctctctaaaaattgttacatatcAAAGTAGTTAGCAATTTCTAAATCACTGAAAGTATTTTGAATATGATGaacttttattaacattttgtacatACCGGTATCTTCTAAAATGTTTATGTGCTGTAGCTAAATCATGGTTTTAGTAAATGTTGACgacaaatgtaatttttaatttaatgaattacatctacaaagtaattttaattcaataagtAACATTTGAAAACTCTGGCAATGGTAATGGTgaataaattgaagaatttagGCAAgcaattgtaatttaattaatcactTTCCATTGTAATTTACCCCTTCCCTGTATTAGATCAACATGGTATTTCATTGTTACGTAAATgtcgttttcaaaattaatttaatattaatcATAAACTCAATACATTTTTGTATACGATGATTGTACATTAAATCTTATCAATAATTATTCTAAATGTGTTGTTTTTATGAAGATAAACCTTAACTTTTGATTAACACGGGTCAGTGATGAAGGCTGGAACAAGTAATATTTGACAGGCTTAAGTGGATGGACATCAGCTCACTAACATGAAAAACCAGAGTATTTTGTAaaggttatttaaaaaaaataattttcaaaaaataaatcaatggaATCAATTACATTTAGTTCAGATAATCATATGGggtattttacattttgatatattatttgTGATATAGCATCATTctgttaaaaacaaacaaatcgtTTCAAATGCAAAAGTTGAACCTTATCTTGATGAATCGACTAGGCGCTATCCGAGTGAAATTGACATACCCAAGTCCTAAGAATTGAGAAAGAAAGTATAACTCTTCGTGAATGTTGTATAAAAACATGTGTGGTCGAGAGAGGATCTATTGcaaataacaaaagaattgaGCAGAAGGTTAGATGGCTttcccaagaaaaaaaatcacttttgaaaatcaaatatttttttgttattttctatcctacatatttctaatattttcGGATTTGCATTTTGAGCCTATCGTATTGCTCTTGCAATTTTATTATaagttaaaagtttttaaaactaaCGCCAATTATAAAaccttgttgttattttttaaaggctAAATTGTGCGTTGTGTATATTTAACTTCGATTTTCTTCCTTAAATGCACTTTTCCTTTTTGAATTGAAGATGGAAAAAAGTGTATACTTAACTACATCAAAAAGCAATAGACCGGAACTATATCTTAGTGTAAGCACGCTTTGACTACAAGAATGATTCACTCTGTGATAATCGAGACGGGTGCCATCTTAAAAAATTCATGCCTTTCCAGAACATCAATAGAAAATGGTACAATTGTAGGGAAAGTACTACAAAGTAGATGCACTTCGTTCTTTGCAAAGAACGTGTGCATTGGTAAGAAAAAAGCAGGaagaatttttataaattagaCAAAAATAGAGGTGCGTCAGTTAAAATTTTCCGTCCCCTCCCTTGCGATCCCGGCGTCAGATAGTCCCCTTATACAAAGGATTCAGCTGTTACTAAGGAAAAGAGTTAAGTTGAATGTACAATGAATGATGACAGTGTTCGAACGCCTCGTAAAAAATCCTTCTAGTTCTACAAACATCACTCTACCTGATATTTCTGTTAGAAAAAACTAAGATGACGTGCACTTTTTGTCACAAAGAGTCATAGGGGTCTGCGACTTTTGGAATCGCGTCATGGAAGACTTTCGATAGTTGCTTATATATGTCCTTGATTATAAATAAACGCTTATAAAAAAAAGGATTATAAAAAGgaagttgaaaataaaattcaaagataGTACGTATAGGCTGAACAGCGTCCATAACTCATACTGCTCCGACAACGACTGTGAAACTTTTTTGTTCAATCACTATACATCATGAGACCTAGAACCTAAGAGTTTACTGTGTATGGCCAAAAATCAAGAAGTGGAACGAAAATCGATGTGCATTTTGTAAAGTCAGAAACTAATACCGGCCCTAGAGATCAAgtcttttgttatatacaagtGTTCCtattcttgaaattaaaaagcTGATGCGctgattatatttttctttttaaaaggtACCGTTAAATATGGATCAGAGTATACTAAAATTGTACAATAGAGACGTCATAGTTACTAAATGATACCAGTGTTATGCACACACTTGTTTTCCATATTTATTTGTAACGATTGACTCTTctttatttaaagcaaaaatgtGTTAGAAATACCAACTTCAAGCGATTTATTTAATTTGCGTGAAATTTGCGTGAAATttaagagaaattatttttcgaCTTTAtattcagaatttatgaaagtAAATAAGACACAAAAATTACTTAAGCATTGCTAACGTTGACGTATTCGTTGAAATCCACCTTTAATTATGATTTGCGAAAGCCAAGCAGACTAAATGGTTAATTTTTCTGAAGACACGAATAGCAATTATTTTTACACGTTAATTCTACACCCGGTCCAATAAGTAACCTGTATCTGTCAAATTAATTCATAGTTATTGGACAGCTTTAGGGGACATACTGGACAGTTGAGGGTAATTGAGATGAACACAAACACTATGTAGAGACAAAAAGACGCAAATGCCAGTTTCTACATTTCAATCAATGAGAACTTCATGTACAAAACTATTATGAATATCCATGTAGATCCGATAATATTGATAGAAATCTAGCAAAATAACACAAGTCCCTTTAAGAAATCTTTGAAATATGACAAAAATCTGTAAATATTGACTTTTTGAAGAAATGAAAACTGCCTGCATATATATATGCAGATCATGATCCCAACATATAAAGAAAATTCTGACAAAGTATCgataaaatcttgaaaaaatcaatacatcTTGCAGAGTGCTTGGGTTTTCATGTCTGGAAAATCGTCCCCCGGCTTCAAGATGGAGGGATAGCGGAAATGCCGGCGCAGTCCTTCATCGGAAGTACCCCTTCTTTGTGCGCATTGGAATGCCAGATGAGATCATCATGTCAATTTTTCCGTTATAACTCGAACACATCAGAGTGCGACTTGTATGACggaaaaagatttaaaagaacCTCCTACGTTCACCATAACCAATTCTATCAGAAGATGCCAGATCGTAAGAAGTTCTTATTACCCTTCAAGTAATGCATTAAATGGTTATCCTTTTTATGTCTAATAATGCATAGTAATGTGAAAATTACGCTGTTTAGTCCTTTAGAGTGTGTAATGTTAGTGTTTGTCTTCAGATTGTGTGACAGGGCGCGACGAATGGTTCCCCGAGTATCACACTTGCATTTGGATTCCGACCCACGCGTCTCTATACGAAGAGGCAAAATATCTATGCGAATCAGCAGGGAAAATCATGTTAGGTATCAACAACTTTTCACAGGTCTTGGATCTGATGGATCTTTTGAATACTAGTAAGTGGTTTTGAATCATGTAGTTGTACAATATAGGTTACATCGCATATTTAAAATTGACTTTAGTAATTCTGATTCCAAGTACATTTATCAGAGAGGTTTAATCCCTTTTAGAATACATTCAAGTATACTCTCAACACGTTGGATTCAAAAGTTATGCTTTGGATGACGGAACTCCGATTACATCCACACGTCCGCCGTGGTGTCCGTGGCAGCCAGCGGAAGACTGGGACTGTTTAGGGGTTCAAAACGAACCAGGAAGCTGGTGTCCCTACGCCGGACTTGATGATTTCCCATGTACCGATCCTAGACCGTTCTTCTGTGTGTAGACAAACCAAATTCGCGTCATGGATGTACAAACACAAACTTCAGAAAATTCAGAGGGCTAGGCGTTTGTGGCAATTTTCGGACGATAATAATCCCCTTGAGGTTAAGAGCTATGTTAAAGGATGTAggaaaattttcagattttaaagttgaaatattttgggttttttcacTTATTGATAGGTTATCCTCGCAGCTATAAacgtaatatttaaaatttcatacaaTAATCTATTGCCAAACAGTCTCAAAAGTTCAAAGATCAAGCTCTGTATGAATAGGTTTGACCGTTTTTAAGTTAATAAAACCCCATCTACATTTTCTCTACACACACGCCGTGGAAGTAGGCGGCATGAATTGTTTAGAAAGGACTATATTTACCCATGATTTGAGTACCCATGTACATATGACCAACACATCATCAAGCAtttgatacatattttaaaagaatgacaAGAATAATCCAAAAGTTGTACAACATCATAGAAAATTAGCTCTCTTGGGCTGAATAATTGAATATCAGAAGAACGACCACATCTTGTCATAAAAAGTCCTGTAACGgaacaagattttttatttaagaaataagttgATTACCAGAGGCGGGGCTAAGACCTATTTTCGGTTactttatatgaattaaatacaGAATCAACTTTTGAATAGGCAATCATCAACTTTACTATGTGAATTAAAGGATTCACCTTGAATTTTAAAGGGGATATTCCGGACATCTAATACCCTTTGTAGATCATGACAGCTGATGTATATGTATGTTAGAGCTTTAAGACTTGTTCGATTGGAAGTAGGTCAACGTGACCCACATCTGGTACTTTattgtactttatttattcatGTAGCATATGCTTGGGATCATCAAACTTTGTTAGATGTTGCATCTCATGATAGTTTTACTATAGTCATCGTGACATGCTTTTATCATAATACTTTATAATCCATTTTTATAACATCGCTACGTAAGCGACCATGGCCTtcttttaacatgtttttactttatcaaaaatcttggactatttgaaaaatataattcagtTCTACAATTTATTAGAGGAGCTTTTCTACACCCCAATGTCTGTTGTTCTTTGCTGTCTTACCCAAAAAGTCGTTTGGCTGGAAAATACCATTTACAAGCAGTAAATATCATGAATACATAAACATAGAACGAAATTGATAGTGTATACCAGAAAATGCTCATTTGTCAAACGAATTAAGAttgtttaaaagatttaataCTTTCAGTTTATTACGTTAAAATGTAAGCGTCCTTTTATCACGTGATGATGATCAtctgggctgcgttcaagatcgtagttgctagcctagccgctaggtcgtagatatctaggtctattgaaGGGACCGCTAGGTTAGCCGCTAGATCtcagatttgaagttggaaatattcaacCAAAGACTTATTAAAttgacataatttgttaatttcaagcgaaaatatgcatgttaatattcattaaaacttTAAGGAGGAATAAAATATCACTATATAAATAGATTTCGTGTTTGTTACAAAGTGGTAACTAAGGTGACCATCTTGAATTCGATgcttagcataaaatatttaggctacgaatatcgacctagcggctaggctagctttCCGTTCAACTACGTAACCCTACAtagcagctacgatcttgaacgcagccctggACTGCATTctacaaaagaacttacaatAACGTCGTAAATATTTACAGCCTCgtaaaattatcttttaagaacaaaatttacataaaaccatttgtttacagATACTTCAATttccataattatatatttcagcCATAAGAATAAATCTTTTATTAGATGGTGATTAATTAGGATTCATTTATTTGGTTGTAAGGgaaagttcttttgtaaaacgcagcccagatCTTTAATTAATGCGGACTTAGGACGATTATCCTAACTGTATATCAAGTAGAGATCTATATATTACACTTTTCAAGAACGAATGAAAaagatgcaatatttaatattataaagGATCTATCCTGGTCAATTTtcgatttcattttgttttgatgGTAATGTTTGGACGCAGATCTACATTGGTCAAAATGAAAGGAATTAGAGATAACTTTAACAATTCTGTTTTTGGGTTTAAAACATATGGAAACATGTAAATACTTTAAATCTTGGTCACAACACAATCACAACAAAGCCTTAGGTTTTGGTTACATCGTGAGTTCTTTATTCATTCTTTTATATGCGGTAAGCATCGATTAGTAATAACGTTGAGACCAACCACTCATGTGAGCGATGTTGTCCATTGACATTATTTTTGTATGGCGTATTATTGTTTTCTATTTGTAGAGTTATCATAAATCAAAACCAAACATGTATGTATTCAACACTGGTTTCTAGTCACCGTCTTTTATATTGTTTAAGCAATTTTAATTCGGATTAAGCGAGGGTTGCTTtgtttataggtttttttttattaaattttcattggctttaaccttaaagtttttgaatcattgtttaaaaagtgAAGGCCGGTCATGACTGCTTTTGTTTTTCTCTTCATGGAATAgtaataaaaagtaataaaaatatgtatttttaaaatatatttttgtgtatgcttaacaataaaaatttctgaaataaaatttaaatttcattaggTGTTTACAAAAttgcttaacattttttttactcaaaCAAGTTTAGTCATCATATCGTTAGATAACCGAGTTTATGAATGAATGCAATTAAACCAAACACAATAAGTTTAAAATTGAAACTGAAGTTGATCACATCTACGGAGCAGCACAAAGTTGTTCACTTGTACGGCATTCACCGGCAGTTGGAGTTCTATTCGCTTTTCACTATTCACTATTCGAATAGTGAAAAGTAATTTGTGGTCGTTCACTATTCAAATTACGGTAGGCATAATGATAAACGTTCTTTCAAAACCCACATCAActtacttttttatttgaaagaaacagTGATAAAGATAAAATTCTCACTTCCTGCAATGACCTGACAACTGTCATTATTAGCTAGCCTGGTATGGCGAAAAGGTAAGAAATACATAATATACTGTTTCAATGGGAATATCATTCAAGGGGCTGGCTTACagcctgtatcccatatttgcggcttcatattcattaaaaatggGGCCCCGGGAGAGACCCggcgaccctcaaaaggaattggatTTACACGACCAGTAACAGGCATAGTTAGCCTGGTGAAAAgggaaatttagtataatacAGTTGTAATGGGATTATCATTCAGgaggctggctaacaccctgtttCCCATATTTGTGGCTTCATATTCGATGAGGATGGGGCCCCAAGAGAATTCAGGCGACCTTCAAAgtaattgggtttacacgaccagtaacAGGTAAAGCTAGCCTGATATGAATGGAAAATTTCGTATACTACAGTTGTAATGGGAATATCATTCAAGGGACCGGCTGACACTTTGTATCCCATGTCTGGGGCTTCATAATCAGTGACTATAAGGCCCTGGAAGAGACTGAGCGACCATTAGAAGAAGTTTGGTCTACATTCGACCAGTAACAGGTATAGCTAGCCAGGTGAAAATAGGAAAATCGTACAATACAGTTAACATCCTTTACCGAATATTTAGGGTTTCATATTCGATGAGGATGGGGCCCCTGGGAGAGACAAGTTGGCCTTTAAAAGGAATATGGTTTACACAACCAATAACAGCCATagatacagtgctgctatcctgaaagttgacaagaataggataggataggatgcaggatgcacgatacatgatagaaatataaaagttaagttctatcctatcctatcctatcctatcctatcctgcatcctttagccaatcagattcgagtataaatttcagagttattttgcgaaacgaaaattggcGTAACAATGttttttcaatgtcaatttaatacgttttacaagttaaaccattcaagaataattattatatcaaatcGCGGTGCATAACATTGATGCGCGCTAAAACGTCGGTgctacatctttgtcaattcgtacgAAAGTACGGAGTTACTATGAGAATtcgatgcaacatttgacaacgtcagaaatagatttctgtattaaattcatttaaagtctgcaaagtaataaaagcttgaatttataaacgaccaattcggtattttaaaagataaacatttatACAAGAAACAGATATTGCttcacgtttcatataatttcttcgatgcccaataacagggacgatatttctgtccgatattaacctgaacatatcgaattaataaatgttacctagctataaatgcttaagaattaatacattaaaaataattcagagtGATTTAACTATAAATGAGATAAACTTCCCAAAGGAATTATTTATAtccagatcgtgtttacatttatcgccgaacAAATCGCTCGAATAAGGATAATTACGTTCAGTTATatgtgataagaaaaaaaattgataaaaatatgtgactaagcagttcctcaataagtgcatcgaagttatttatctgtttttatgcataaatataataaaatcaaaaatcaaatcgCTTACttgtttgtttacgttattgtgtccatCCTGCGTAcgattttaattattcattttgagtactacattaattgataaaatcattttattcttatatTTCGTTTCTTTTAACTTacattcctatattttgaaggtatgggataggataggataggataggataggatagggtaggataggataggatagagcttatttgcagtataggatgcaggatacaggatagttttgtcaactttcacgatagcagcactgtagcATGGTGATTTATTTTCGTGAAAACGACTTATTATCTTCTTAAAACGACATAATATTTCATGAAAACGATATAATAACTCGTAGAAACGATATATTTTCTGGTTAAGAGGAGACATTATCTTGTGAAAACGACTTATCATTTTGTGAAAACGATTAATTATCTCGTGAAAACGACTAATTATCTCGTTAAAACGACTTAATGTTTTATGAAAACGACTTATTTCCTCATAAAAACGTATTATTATCTTGtaaaaacaacatattatatCGTGTAAACGAGATATTATCTCGTAAAAAACGACATAATATCTTATGAAAACGAGGGATTATCTCATGAAAACGacataatattttatgaaaacgaCTTATTATCTCGTGAAAACGACTTATTCTTTTGAGTATTAGAGGCCCATTGATTATTTGAACAATGTATCTGGTATACCTCAAGTAAATAACttataatgaatgatttaatCAATTGACTTGTTTTTTCTATTCGGAGAATTTAGCGTATGAAATTGTTTCGTTATTATTATCTGTGTtgcaaatattgaataaaaacattttatttaatatgctGCAAAATGGTTAACAAAAGATGCATCATAATATATAACTTTTCATAAGTTGTCAGAGATTTCATATCGGTAGATATCGGACTTCTTTCATAGGGAAtgttgtaaagtaatgcatacCAATCTCTCTGTTATGAACCCAGTTAAGCACATTTCCTTATGATCTCTTTCCTCTACATAAATGGA carries:
- the LOC128172575 gene encoding uncharacterized protein LOC128172575; translated protein: MVLYVWILLLSRLFQECLGFHVWKIVPRLQDGGIAEMPAQSFIGSTPSLCALECQMRSSCQFFRYNSNTSECDLYDGKRFKRTSYVHHNQFYQKMPDHCVTGRDEWFPEYHTCIWIPTHASLYEEAKYLCESAGKIMLGINNFSQVLDLMDLLNTKYIQVYSQHVGFKSYALDDGTPITSTRPPWCPWQPAEDWDCLGVQNEPGSWCPYAGLDDFPCTDPRPFFCV